From Lolium perenne isolate Kyuss_39 chromosome 5, Kyuss_2.0, whole genome shotgun sequence, a single genomic window includes:
- the LOC127299663 gene encoding probable methyltransferase PMT24: MPLFDRDRYQRLPLDISGGGGGGGGARRPASSCASATIILFVGLCLVGAWMMASTTTSNVAMSVSSENSSDEDMPADMTRSVVNEGANGDAPQTTKNAGKEEEDGPGDTTRTGDFAAGDTGKKDDDSGAGQTTEDAAGTDDGERRQGGGSGEGDTPQTTENASKEEDDGPGDTARTGDAAAGDINKKDDDGGAVQTTEAAVDQSGTVVVELTDAASNGTPVAGAGESPSTNVTFSDESGMTEGGDVARPDDTDKKANSGTEEATTGVQTDKSAEDAATGTDQKGGDKNTVEAPRDTTNTGDQVDKSSDKASPDTAETGGQDEKNNEAAPTEKKEEAGGQPDNITDKSSAEETPAYAKDAGDDGTAKNQTAFDDRNGNLDGDQNGDKVVTSDDTAASNNQTSSVDQNDAPKNQTSAALDDTISQEAGMVPTNSTTTTTEGEEKPVTEPVTGGDKETVELLPSGQAELLNETTTTAAQNGTFPSQATESSEEKKKARSRSSSSKDSNGNVVVGETSTEESSYVWKLCNASTGADYIPCLDNEAAIKRLRSTKHYEHRERHCPSPEPSCLVPLPEGYRRPIPWPRSRDTIWYNNVPYTKLASYKGHQNWVRVSGDGEHLSFPGGGTQFLNGASHYIDVIQEALPAVAWGTRSRVVLDVGCGVASFGGYLFDKDALTMSFAPKDEHEAQVQFALERGIPAISAVMGTKRLPYPGGAFDVVHCARCRVPWHIEGGKLLLEANRLLRPGGLFVWSATPVYRKDEENVGIWQAMAALTKSMCWEMVTRTSDTVDQTALVIFKKPSSNECYGKRSHPEPPLCEESDNPDAAWNITLQSCMHKVPTESAARGSRWPEQWPERLTTAPYWLSDSQVGVYGKPAPDDFAADTEHWRKAVNSSYLTGMGIDWSNVRNVMDMRSVYGGFAAALRDMKVWVMNIVPVDSPDTLPIIYERGLFGVYHDWCESFSTYPRSYDLVHADHLFSKLKDRCKLRLVVAEVDRILRPEGKMIVREDRETAEEIERIAKSLHWEVRMDVSKEGERLLCFEKTMWRPTQVETQS, from the exons ATGCCGCTGTTTGATCGAGATCGGTACCAGAGGCTGCCGCTAGATAtcagcggtggcggtggcggtgggggCGGCGCACGGCGTCCAGCTTCGTCCTGCGCGAGCGCCACCATCATCCTGTTCGTGGGGCTCTGCCTCGTGGGCGCGTGGATGATGGCGTCCACGACCACGAGCAACGTCGCCATGAGCGTGTCGTCCGAGAACAGCTCCGACGAGGACATGCCCGCCGACATGACCCGCAGCGTAGTCAATGAAGGCGCTAACGGCGACGCGCCGCAGACAACAAAGAATGCtggcaaggaggaggaggacggtccCGGAGATACCACTCGGACGGGCGACTTCGCCGCCGGGGACACCGGCAAGAAAGACGACGACAGTGGCGCAGGGCAAACGACGGAGGATGCCGCCGGCACCGACGACGGTGAACGCCGGCAAGGAGGAGGCAGCGGTGAAGGCGACACGCCGCAAACGACAGAGAATGCCAGCAAGGAGGAGGACGACGGTCCCGGCGATACGGCGCGGACGGGCGACGCCGCAGCCGGGGACATCAACAAGAAAGATGACGACGGTGGCGCCGTGCAAACGACGGAGGCTGCCGTCGACCAGAGCGGCACCGTGGTTGTCGAGCTGACGGATGCCGCTTCCAATGGCACCCCCGTCGCCGGGGCTGGCGAATCGCCGTCCACGAACGTGACATTCTCCGACGAGAGCGGCATGACGGAAGGCGGCGACGTGGCGAGGCCAGATGATACTGACAAGAAAGCCAACAGTGGCACGGAGGAGGCCACGACCGGTGTCCAGACAGATAAGAGCGCGGAGGATGCGGCGACAGGCACGGATCAGAAGGGCGGCGACAAGAACACGGTGGAGGCGCCACGAGACACGACGAACACCGGTGACCAGGTTGATAAGAGCTCCGACAAGGCGTCCCCGGACACTGCGGAGACCGGCGGCCAGGACGAGAAGAACAACGAGGCGGCGCCGACGGagaaaaaggaggaggccggcggtCAGCCTGACAACATCACCGACAAGAGCAGCGCTGAAGAGACGCCGGCCTACGCAAAAGATGCCGGCGACGACGGCACGGCGAAGAACCAGACGGCCTTCGACGACCGTAACGGCAACCTGGACGGTGACCAGAACGGCGACAAGGTCGTCACCAGCGACGACACGGCTGCATCGAACAACCAAACTTCTTCCGTGGACCAGAACGATGCGCCCAAGAACCAGACATCTGCAGCGCTAGATGACACGATATCTCAAGAAGCCGGGATGGTTCCGACGAACAGTACCACGACCACCACCGAAGGCGAAGAGAAGCCGGTGACCGAGCCGGTGACGGGCGGGGACAAAGAAACGGTGGAGCTGCTACCGAGCGGACAAGCAGAGCTTCTGAACGAGACGACGACAACGGCGGCGCAGAACGGCACGTTCCCGTCACAGGCCACGGAGTCGagcgaggagaagaagaaggcgcgCTCGCGCAGTAGCAGCAGCAAGGACAGCAACGGCAACGTCGTGGTCGGCGAGACGTCGACGGAGGAGTCGTCGTACGTGTGGAAGCTCTGCAACGCGAGCACCGGCGCGGACTACATCCCGTGCCTGGACAACGAGGCGGCCATCAAGCGGCTGCGGAGCACCAAGCACTACGAGCACCGCGAGCGGCACTGCCCGTCCCCGGAGCCGTCGTGCCTGGTGCCGCTGCCGGAGGGGTACCGCCGGCCGATCCCGTGGCCGCGCAGCCGCGACACGATCTGGTACAACAACGTGCCGTACACGAAGCTGGCTTCGTACAAGGGGCACCAGAACTGGGTGAgggtctccggcgacggcgagcACCTGTCATTCCCGGGCGGGGGCACGCAGTTCCTCAACGGGGCGTCGCACTACATCGACGTGATCCAGGAGGCGCTCCCGGCGGTGGCGTGGGGCACGCGCAGCCGCGTGGTGCTGGACGTGGGCTGCGGCGTGGCGAGCTTCGGCGGGTACCTCTTCGACAAGGACGCGCTGACCATGTCGTTCGCGCCCAAGGACGAGCACGAGGCGCAGGTGCAGTTCGCGCTGGAGCGCGGCATCCCGGCCATCTCCGCCGTCATGGGCACCAAGCGGCTCCCGTACCCCGGCGGCGCCTTCGACGTCGTGCACTGCGCGCGGTGCCGCGTGCCGTGGCACATCGAGGGGGGCAAGCTTCTGCTGGAGGCGAACCGGCTGCTCCGCCCCGGCGGCCTCTTCGTGTGGTCGGCGACGCCGGTGTACCGGAAGGACGAGGAGAACGTCGGGATCTGGCAGGCCATGGCCGCGCTCACCAAGTCCATGTGCTGGGAGATGGTGACGAGGACCAGCGACACGGTGGATCAGACCGCCTTGGTCATCTTCAAGAAGCCGTCCAGCAACGAGTGCTACGGCAAGAGGAGCCACCCGGAGCCGCCGCTGTGCGAGGAGTCCGACAACCCCGACGCCGCATG GAACATAACGCTGCAGTCGTGCATGCACAAAGTGCCCACCGAGTCGGCGGCGCGAGGCTCGCGGTGGCCGGAGCAGTGGCCGGAGAGGCTGACGACGGCACCCTACTGGCTGAGCGACAGCCAGGTCGGCGTCTACGGCAAGCCCGCGCCAGACGACTTCGCCGCGGACACGGAGCACTGGAGGAAGGCCGTGAACAGCTCGTACCTCACCGGCATGGGCATCGACTGGAGCAACGTCAGGAACGTCATGGACATGCGGTCCGTCTACGGCGG ATTCGCGGCGGCGCTGCGGGACATGAAGGTGTGGGTGATGAACATCGTGCCGGTGGACTCGCCGGACACGCTGCCCATCATCTACGAGCGCGGACTGTTCGGGGTGTACCACGACTGGTGCGAGTCCTTCAGCACGTACCCGAGGTCGTACGATCTCGTCCACGCCGACCATCTCTTCTCCAAGCTCAAGGACAG GTGCAAGCTGAGGCTAGTGGTCGCCGAAGTAGACCGGATACTGAGGCCAGAGGGGAAGATGATCGTCCGAGAAGACAGGGAGACTGCCGAAGAGATCGAGAGGATAGCAAAGTCTCTGCATTGGGAGGTCCGGATGGACGTGTCCAAGGAGGGGGAGAGGCTGCTCTGCTTCGAAAAGACCATGTGGCGACCCACCCAGGTCGAAACACAGA
- the LOC127303498 gene encoding uncharacterized protein, protein MAHGHGEPAQALLHLLRRSSSTSLLTHRPPHIALAAATARVRSGTLSPEDAHNLFDELLLQATPVPERALNGFLAALVRAPASAACSDGLSLTVALFSRMSRGHGPPVASPTVHTYGILLDNSCCRARHPDLALAFFCRFLRAGLKANNLIVNTLLKVLCQAKRTDEAADVLLHRMPHLGCVPNAISYNTVFKGLCDASRSQDALDLLRMMAKQEAGCSPDVVSYTTVIHGFLKEGKLSTASNLFHEMVQQGVVPNVVTYSSIIHVLCKRGRSKEARQILDCGILKGLKPNIVAYSTMLHGYATQGRLVDMNNLYNLIVGEGVVPNQYVFNILINAHAKCGLVDETFLIFQDMQKQGVKPDVVTYLAMIYVYCRKGRMNDAIQQFNQMIHMGVPPNIPTYSCLIQGYCTHGDLVRAKELLHEMKEKGIPYPGIMFFNSIINSLCKEGRVTGAQDIFNFMIHIGEKPDVITFNSLVDGYCLVGKMQKASRVHDDMVSVGIEPGTITYSTLIDGYFKAGMVDAALTLFKEMSGMSAKQDTLTYNIIMDGLFKAGRTVAAKEKFHEMIKSGVRFSIGTYNVILGGLCKNGCADEAVMLFDKLRAMNLKFDIRTLTIIIDAMFKVGRIEQAKILFAAIPVKGLVPDVITYTTMMSNLIEKGLVEEADSIFSSMERSGCASNSRMLNIIIRKLLKKGEIVRAINYISRVDGKSMSLEASTISLLISLFSRKGIYHKHKDLLPERYQFLEGDIHS, encoded by the coding sequence ATGGCGCACGGGCACGGCGAAccagcgcaagccctcctccacctcctccggcgctcctcctccacctcgctgCTCACACACCGGCCTCCCCACATTGCCCTTGCCGCCGCCACGGCGCGCGTCCGCTCCGGGACGCTCAGCCCTGAGGACGCGCACAACCTGTTCGACGAATTGCTGCTGCAGGCCACTCCAGTCCCGGAGCGCGCCCTCAACGGCTTTCTCGCCGCTCTCGTCCGCGCGCCGGCCTCCGCTGCCTGCAGCGACGGCCTCTCGCTCACCGTCGCCCTCTTCAGCCGCATGTCCCGAGGCCATGGCCCACCTGTGGCGTCGCCCACAGTCCACACATACGGCATCCTGCTCGACAACTCTTGCTGCCGCGCGCGGCACCCAGACCTAGCGCTTGCCTTCTTCTGCCGCTTCCTCAGGGCGGGACTCAAGGCAAATAACCTTATCGTCAACACCCTCCTCAAGGTCCTCTGCCAGGCAAAGCGGACAGATGAGGCTGCGGACGTGCTGCTTCACAGGATGCCGCATCTGGGCTGCGTGCCTAATGCCATCTCATACAACACGGTTTTCAAGGGTTTATGTGATGCTAGCAGGAGCCAGGATGCACTCGACCTGCTCCGGATGATGGCAAAACAAGAAGCTGGCTGCTCCCCTGACGTGGTGTCATATACCACGGTTATCCATGGATTCTTAAAGGAGGGTAAACTCAGCACGGCAAGCAACCTATTCCATGAAATGGTGCAGCAGGGCGTTGTTCCTAATGTGGTGACATATAGCTCGATTATTCATGTGTTATGCAAGCGTGGAAGAAGCAAAGAAGCTAGACAAATTCTGGATTGTGGGATTCTCAAGGGCCTCAAACCTAATATCGTGGCATACTCTACTATGCTTCATGGGTACGCTACACAAGGACGCCTTGTTGATATGAATAATCTCTACAACTTGATAGTGGGAGAAGGTGTCGTACCTAACCAATATGTTTTCAACATATTGATCAATGCACATGCTAAGTGTGGATTGGTGGATGAGACTTTTCTTATCTTTCAAGACATGCAGAAGCAGGGAGTCAAGCCGGATGTGGTGACCTATTTAGCCATGATATATGTGTATTGCAGAAAGGGTAGGATGAATGATGCTATTCAACAATTCAACCAGATGATTCATATGGGGGTACCACCGAATATACCGACTTACAGCTGCCTGATTCAGGGTTATTGTACACATGGCGATTTGGTGAGAGCTAAAGAATTGCTTCATGAAATGAAGGAAAAAGGCATCCCTTATCCTGGCATTATGTTCTTCAACTCAATAATAAACAGCCTATGCAAAGAAGGAAGGGTGACAGGTGCACAAGATATCTTTAACTTTATGATACATATAGGTGAGAAGCCCGATGTTATCACATTCAATTCACTGGTTGATGGATACTGCTTAGTTGGCAAGATGCAGAAAGCATCCAGAGTACATGATGATATGGTATCGGTTGGCATTGAGCCTGGTACAATTACGTACAGTACACTTATTGATGGATACTTTAAAGCTGGAATGGTGGATGCAGCGTTGACTCTGTTCAAAGAAATGTCAGGTATGTCAGCTAAACAGGATACTCTTACTTATAACATCATAATGGATGGATTATTCAAGGCTGGTAGAACCGTTGCTGCAAAGGAAAAATTCCATGAGATGATCAAAAGTGGAGTGAGATTTTCCATTGGTACATACAATGTAATTCTCGGCGGGCTTTGCAAAAATGGTTGTGCAGATGAAGCAGTCATGCTGTTCGACAAGTTGCGAGCAATGAACCTTAAGTTTGATATTAGAACTCTCACTATTATAATTGATGCAATGTTTAAAGTTGGAAGAATAGAGCAAGCTAAGATTTTGTTTGCTGCAATACCAGTCAAGGGATTGGTACCTGATGTTATAACCTACACCACGATGATGTCAAACCTTATAGAAAAAGGATTGGTAGAAGAAGCTGACAGTATATTTTCATCAATGGAGAGGAGTGGTTGTGCTTCCAACTCTCGTATGCTAAATATTATTATCAGAAAGTTATTGAAAAAAGGTGAAATAGTCAGGGCCATCAATTATATTTCCCGAGTTGATGGGAAAAGCATGTCGCTTGAAGCTTCAACTATTTCTCTGTTGATCTCTCTCTTTTCAAGGAAAGGGATATACCATAAACACAAAGATTTGCTCCCAGAAAGGTATCAATTTTTGGAAGGAGACATCCACAGTTGA